In the Candidatus Electrothrix sp. GW3-4 genome, one interval contains:
- the trpD gene encoding anthranilate phosphoribosyltransferase, with translation MIQQAISLVVTGRDLDEEQMIAAMQEIMSGEATDAQIGSFITALRMKGETLDEITGAVRVMREKATFVDTGVDTASGELLMDIVGTGGDGSGTFNVSTTTAFVVAGAGVPVAKHGNRAVSSSCGSADVLEALGVDLSMAVERVAECVRTVGIGFLFAPMLHGAMKHAIGPRRELGIRTLFNILGPMTNPARSNVQLTGVFAKELTIPIAEVLSRLGMKRTLVVWGEGNMDEMTVTGTSYVAEAHDGRVESYTIDPEDVGLGRATIEDIRGGDTAEESAALVREVLSNTPGARLDMVLLNAGAALLAAGKVNNFQAGVEQAREIIASGAALEKLDQLIAFCQGK, from the coding sequence ATGATACAACAAGCAATCTCCCTGGTCGTCACGGGGCGAGATCTTGACGAAGAGCAGATGATCGCTGCCATGCAGGAGATAATGAGCGGTGAGGCCACCGATGCCCAGATCGGTTCCTTTATCACGGCCCTGCGCATGAAGGGAGAGACCCTTGATGAGATCACGGGTGCGGTTCGGGTGATGCGGGAGAAGGCCACCTTTGTCGATACCGGGGTGGACACCGCCTCTGGAGAGCTGCTCATGGACATCGTCGGCACGGGCGGCGATGGTTCCGGCACCTTTAATGTCTCCACGACGACGGCCTTTGTGGTGGCCGGGGCCGGGGTCCCGGTGGCCAAGCACGGCAACAGGGCGGTCTCCTCTTCCTGCGGCAGTGCCGATGTGCTGGAGGCCTTGGGCGTTGATCTCTCTATGGCAGTAGAACGCGTAGCGGAATGCGTACGCACGGTGGGCATTGGCTTTCTGTTTGCGCCCATGCTGCACGGGGCCATGAAACACGCTATCGGTCCTCGGCGTGAGCTGGGCATCCGTACTCTCTTTAATATCCTTGGCCCGATGACTAATCCTGCCAGAAGTAATGTCCAGCTCACCGGGGTCTTTGCCAAGGAATTGACGATTCCCATTGCCGAGGTCCTGAGCCGCTTGGGTATGAAAAGGACCCTGGTGGTCTGGGGAGAGGGCAATATGGATGAAATGACCGTCACCGGGACCTCTTATGTGGCCGAGGCCCATGACGGCAGGGTGGAAAGCTACACCATAGATCCGGAAGACGTAGGTCTGGGGCGGGCAACCATTGAAGATATCCGGGGCGGAGACACTGCTGAGGAATCAGCAGCCCTGGTTCGGGAGGTGCTCAGTAATACCCCTGGAGCACGACTGGACATGGTCCTGCTCAATGCGGGAGCAGCCCTGCTGGCTGCGGGCAAGGTGAATAATTTTCAGGCCGGGGTGGAGCAGGCCCGGGAAATCATTGCCTCTGGTGCGGCCCTGGAGAAACTTGATCAGCTTATTGCCTTTTGTCAGGGGAAGTAA
- the panB gene encoding 3-methyl-2-oxobutanoate hydroxymethyltransferase produces the protein MKKITVKDLREMKGSNHVISMLTAYDASMAHLLDQAGVDVLLVGDSLGMVVLGYDSTVPVTMEEMLHHAGAVSRGTERALVVGDMPFGSYQVSVEQAIANGTRFLKEAGCDCVKLEGGEEVCAAVRGLVRAGVPVMGHIGLTPQTAGQLGGFKVQGKDMEAARQLLADAKALEAVGAFALTLEAVPAPLAKIITQEVAVPIIGIGAGPDCDGQVLVVNDMLGLFEKFIPKFVKQYCHLAPDIKQGVQAYLQEIQEGSFPTEQHSFAAKEDFSGLLNQEKEEKKERE, from the coding sequence ATGAAGAAGATAACAGTTAAAGATTTACGTGAAATGAAGGGCAGTAACCATGTCATCTCTATGCTCACGGCCTATGATGCCTCTATGGCTCATCTGCTGGATCAGGCCGGGGTAGATGTCCTCTTGGTGGGGGATTCTCTGGGCATGGTGGTGCTGGGCTATGATTCTACGGTCCCGGTGACCATGGAGGAGATGCTGCACCATGCCGGGGCTGTCAGTCGGGGCACGGAACGGGCCTTGGTGGTCGGCGATATGCCCTTTGGTTCTTATCAGGTCTCTGTGGAGCAGGCTATAGCCAATGGAACCCGTTTTTTGAAGGAGGCAGGCTGCGATTGCGTCAAACTGGAGGGCGGTGAAGAGGTCTGTGCTGCTGTCCGAGGCCTGGTGCGGGCAGGGGTCCCGGTTATGGGTCATATCGGCCTGACTCCGCAGACCGCTGGTCAGCTGGGGGGCTTCAAGGTACAGGGAAAGGATATGGAGGCTGCCCGTCAATTGCTTGCTGATGCCAAGGCCCTGGAGGCAGTAGGGGCCTTTGCTCTTACGCTGGAGGCAGTTCCTGCCCCGTTGGCAAAGATTATCACCCAGGAAGTCGCTGTGCCCATCATCGGTATTGGTGCTGGCCCGGATTGTGACGGCCAGGTCCTGGTTGTCAACGATATGCTGGGGCTGTTTGAGAAATTTATCCCCAAGTTTGTGAAACAGTACTGTCATCTTGCCCCGGATATTAAGCAGGGGGTGCAGGCCTATCTCCAGGAGATCCAGGAGGGGAGCTTTCCCACAGAGCAACATAGCTTTGCTGCCAAGGAAGACTTCTCTGGCCTGCTGAATCAGGAGAAAGAAGAGAAAAAAGAGAGAGAATAG
- the mraZ gene encoding division/cell wall cluster transcriptional repressor MraZ, whose amino-acid sequence MGKDGIDDESERADKMTKKKITELRFRSRSEHTLDAKGRLNIPTRFREVLTEIYSHALIVTNWQKSLKAYPVAEWEALEEKLLTQGRSQPGMSAFVRYVISGVIECSLDKQGRILLPAPLRNEFGISKEVVLNGMLDHFEIWDKGAWQNEVRRTREDFTSFREGLSLLGIL is encoded by the coding sequence GTGGGGAAGGATGGGATTGATGACGAAAGCGAGCGTGCTGATAAAATGACAAAGAAAAAGATAACCGAACTTCGCTTTCGCAGTCGTTCCGAACATACCTTAGACGCCAAAGGTCGCCTGAATATCCCCACCCGCTTTCGGGAGGTGTTGACCGAGATCTACAGTCATGCCCTGATTGTCACCAATTGGCAGAAAAGCCTGAAGGCCTATCCTGTTGCTGAATGGGAGGCCCTGGAAGAAAAATTATTGACTCAGGGACGGAGCCAGCCAGGTATGAGTGCCTTTGTTCGTTATGTTATCTCCGGCGTGATTGAATGCTCGCTGGACAAACAGGGCAGGATACTCCTGCCTGCGCCATTGCGGAATGAATTTGGTATCAGCAAGGAAGTGGTGTTAAACGGGATGCTGGATCATTTTGAGATCTGGGATAAGGGGGCCTGGCAGAATGAGGTTCGCCGCACCCGGGAAGATTTCACCAGCTTTCGTGAAGGACTCTCTTTGTTGGGGATCCTCTGA
- the rsmH gene encoding 16S rRNA (cytosine(1402)-N(4))-methyltransferase RsmH has protein sequence MVPGSVFAEQEGRGLHIPVLFQEVMEWLRPSATGCYVDGTLGLGGHTEMILEQSAPAGRVLGFEWDGQAARFAAERLAGFGDRFQLLRASYADMAEQLQHHGQGLVDGILVDLGVSSLQLDCPERGFSFRDNAPLDMRMDTSREVTAEQLVNRLSQDELADVFFHYGEERQARRVARFIVEAREQERLETTRQLADLVALAIPKKYHPKKIHVATKVFQALRIAVNRELENLTRLLTDGPELLKPGARFCIITFHSLEDRMVKQAFAKTPHCKVLTNKPVLPTADEVRRNSRARSAKLRVAERL, from the coding sequence ATGGTCCCAGGGTCTGTTTTTGCAGAGCAAGAGGGAAGGGGGCTCCATATCCCGGTCCTGTTTCAGGAGGTCATGGAATGGCTCCGTCCCTCTGCCACCGGATGCTATGTGGATGGCACCTTGGGGCTGGGTGGGCATACCGAGATGATCCTGGAGCAATCTGCACCAGCAGGCAGGGTGTTGGGTTTTGAGTGGGATGGCCAGGCAGCCCGCTTTGCCGCAGAGCGTCTGGCAGGCTTTGGGGATCGGTTTCAGCTCCTGCGGGCCTCCTATGCAGATATGGCTGAGCAGCTCCAGCATCATGGGCAGGGCCTGGTCGATGGTATCCTGGTAGACCTTGGTGTTTCCTCGCTCCAGCTTGATTGCCCTGAACGGGGCTTCAGTTTTCGTGATAATGCCCCACTGGATATGCGGATGGACACCAGTCGCGAGGTGACGGCAGAACAGCTGGTTAACCGGCTTTCCCAGGATGAGCTTGCAGATGTTTTTTTTCATTACGGGGAAGAGCGACAGGCCCGACGGGTGGCCCGATTCATTGTGGAAGCTCGGGAACAGGAACGCCTGGAAACGACTCGGCAACTTGCGGATCTTGTTGCTCTGGCGATTCCGAAAAAATATCATCCGAAAAAAATCCATGTTGCCACCAAGGTCTTTCAGGCCTTGCGCATAGCAGTGAATCGGGAACTGGAGAATTTGACCCGTTTGTTGACAGATGGGCCAGAGCTGCTCAAACCTGGGGCACGATTTTGTATTATCACCTTTCACTCCCTGGAAGATCGCATGGTCAAGCAGGCCTTTGCCAAGACACCGCATTGCAAGGTGTTGACGAACAAGCCTGTCCTGCCAACAGCGGATGAGGTGAGAAGAAATTCACGGGCCCGCAGTGCAAAATTACGGGTCGCCGAGAGATTGTAA